TGCCATTTTGGTTGTTTTTGTTAATGCCAGTAACTATTTGGAAATAAGAGGCGATTTCCTTCACTTAAAACAAACTAACTAACAAAATTCATGTATAATATTGATCATGATGGAGAATAAAATGCCACACACACCATCGGTGGCATCATATCTATTTCCTTAATATGGTTCTgattaaaacaaaattattttgcACTACATTagtttcccccttgttttctCATTTATTTCTTGTACATGGCTGTGAACTAGTTTAAGCTGACTAGCAATATGTTTACAATGCAGctaaaggaaagagaaaacagaCTGAAGGAGATAGTGATGATATAACTGGATGGCGGAAGAAACAGCTAGATGAAGACCGCGCAAAGAAACTTCGTCAAGGACAAGGCCGTGATGAGCAGGATGGCCAGTATAAGAATGGCCAAGCTGGCGAAGGAGAATCTTATGGTTCCTTAGGAAAAGATGGATCtttgggaagaggaggagccaaCAGAGATGGGAAGATGGGACAGTTTGCTGGGGTGGGGACAGACATGGGAGGAGGGCATGAGTTCTCTGGATTTGCTGGTGGTAGTAGTGAACATATGGGACATACTGGAAATGGTGCTGGTGGAGGAATGGGTGGTTTGGGTGGCATGGGTTCACTGCATGGTAAAGATGCTATGTTAGGTGGCACAGGAACTGGATCTGGAGGTGCAGGTGGACTGCAAACTTCAGGTGGTTCCACACTTAATGGAGCAAGTGGGCCAGGAGCTGGGtttggtggtgctggtggagtaGGTGGCCTCTATGGCAAGGATGGGATGGTAGGTGGAGCTGGTGCTGGTGGAGTAGGTGGACTCTACGGCAAGGATGGGATGCTAGGTGGAGCTGGTGCTGGGGGAGCTGGCAGTGCTGGCAGAGAAGGTGGACTTTATGGTAAGGATGGCATGCTTGGTGgaggtggtggtgctggtggagtaGGGGGACTTTATGGCAAGGATGGGATGCTAGGGGGAGCTGGTGCTGGTGGAGTAGGTGGACTCTACGGCAAGGATGGGATGCTAGGTGGAGCTGGTGCTGGGGGAGCTGGCGGTGCTGGGGGAGTAGGTGGACTTTATGGGAAGGATGGTATGTTAGGTGgagctggtggtgctggtggagcAGGTGGACTCTACGGCAAGGATGGGATGCTAGGTGGAGCTGGTGCTGGTGGAGCAGGTGGACTCTATGGCAAGGATGGGATGctagctggagctggagctgggggAGCTGGTGGTGCTGGTGTAGGTGGATTTTATGGTAAGGATGGTATGTTAggtggtgctggtgctggtggagctggtggtgctggtggacTTCATGGCAAGGATGGGGTGCTAGGTggagctggggctggtggagctGGTTGTCCTGGTGGATTTGGGGGACATTATGGCCAGGATGGTATGTTAGGTGGTGCTGGTGGACCTGGCAGTGCTGGTGGAGTAGGTGGACTTTATGGGAAGGATGGTATGTTAGGTGgagctggtggtgctggtggagcAGGTGGACTCTACGGCAAGGATGGGATGCTAGGTGGAGCTGGTGCTGGTGGAGCAGGTGGACTCTATGGCAAGGATGGGATGctagctggagctggagctgggggAGCTGGTGGTGCTGGTGTAGGTGGATTTTATGGTAAGGATGGTATGTTAggtggtgctggtgctggtggagctggtggtgctggtggacTTCATGGCAAGGATGGGGTGCTAGGTggagctggggctggtggagctGGTTGTCCTGGTGGATTTGGGGGACATTATGGCCAGGATGGTATGTTAGGTGGTGCTGGTGGACCTGGCAGTGCTGGTGGAGTAGGTGGACTTTATGGTAAGGATGGTATGTTAGGTGGAGCTGgtgctggtggtgctggtggatTTGGGGGACTTTATGGCAAGGATGGTATGTTAGGTGGAGCTGGTGCTGGTGGAGCCACCGGTGCTGGTGGAGTAGGGGGACTTTATGGCAAGGATGGGATGCTAGGTGGAGCTGGTGCTGGTGGAcctggtggtgctggtggagtaGGGGGAACTTATGGTAAGGATGGTATGTTAGGTGGAGCTGGCACTGAGGGTGCTGGTGGAGTGGGTGGACTTTACGGGAAAGATGGTTTTCTAGGTGGAGCTGGTGGACTTGATGGTGCTGGTGGAGTAGGTGGACTTTGTGGCAAAGACGGTCTGCCAATTGGAGCTGGTCAActtggtggtgctggtggagtaGGTGGACTGTATGGGAAGGATGGTTTCTTAGGcagtggtggtgctggtggaatgggtggtgctggtggtgtAGGAGGTCCTTATGGTAAGGATGGAATGCTAGGCAGAACTGGACCTGACGGAcctggtggtgctggtggagtaGGTGGACTCTACGGCAAGGATGGGATGCTAGGTGGAGCTGGAGCTGGCGGACCTGGTGGGATTGGTGGAGTAGGTGGAGTAGGTGGTGCTGGTGGAGTAGGTGGACTTTATGGCCAGGATGGTATGTTAGCTGGTGCTGGTGGACCTGGTGGTGCAGGTGGAATAGGGGGACTTTATGGCAAGGATGGAATGCTAGGTGGAGCTGGTGCTGGTGGAcctggtggtgctggtggagtaGGGGGACTTTATGGGAAGGATGGAATGCTAGGTGGAGCTGGTGCTGGTGGAcctggtggtgctggtggagtaGGGGGACTTTATGGGAAGGATGGAATGCTAGGTGGAGCTGGTGCTGGCAGAGTAGGTGGTGCTGGTGGAGTAGGGGGACTTTATGGGAAGGATGGAATGCTAGGTGGAGCTGGTGCTGGTGGAcctggtggtgctggtggagtaGGGGGACTTTATGGGAAGGATGGAATGCTAGGTGGAGCTGGTATTGGCGGACCTGGTGGTACTGGTGGAGTAGGTGGACTTTATGGCAAGGATGGAATGCTAGATGGAGCTGGTGCTGGCGGAcctggtggtgctggtggagtaGGGGGACTTTATGGCAAGGATGGTGTGTTAGGTGGAGCTGGTGCTGGTGGAGTAGGGGGACTTTATGGTAAGGATGGTGTTTTAGGTGgagctggtgctggtgctggtgctggtgctggcgGACCTGGTGGTACTGGTGGAGTAGGGGGACTATATGGTCAGGATGGTGTGTTAGGTGGAGCTGGTGCTGGTGGACTTGGTGGTACTGGTGGAGTAGGTGGACTTTATGATAAGGATGGTGTTTTAGGTGGAGCTGGTGCTGGTGGAcctggtggtgctggtggagtaGGTGGACTTCATGGCAAGGATGGTATGTTAGCTGGAACTGCTGCTGGCGGAcctggtggtgctggtggagcTGGCGGTGCTGGTGGAGTAGGTGGACTCTATGGCAAGGATGGGATGCTAGGTGGAGCCGGTGCTGGGGTAACTGGCGGTGCTGGGGGAGTAGGTGGACTTTATGGTCAGGATGGTGTGTTAGGTGgagctggtggtgctggtggagtaGGTGGACTCTACGGCAAGGATGGGGTGCTAAGTGGAGCTGGTGCTGGGGGAGCCGGCAGTGCTGGGGGAGTAGGTGGACTTTATGGTAAGGATGGTATGttagctggagctggagctggagctggagctggcgGACCTGGCGGTGCTGGTGGGgttggtggtgctggtggagtaGGGGGACTTTATGGCAAGGATGGGATGCTAGGTGGAGCTGGTGCTGGCGGActtggtggtgctggtggtgctggtggagtaGGTGGACTTTATGGCAAGGATGGTATGTTAGGTGGAGCTGGTGCTGGCGGACCTGGTGGTGCTGGCGGCATTGGTGGGCTCTATGGTAAGGATGGAATGCCAAGTCGACCAGGCATTGGTGGACTTGGTGGTGCTGGTGGCACAGACAGGCTGCTTGACAGTACTGGTGTTTCTGGTGCAGAAGGTATGAGAGGTCATCATGGTAAGGATGGTGTGCTTCCTGGGGTTGGTGGTGTTGGGTTAAGAGGTGTAGGGAGCACCGGTGACCTTTATGGTCAGGCAAGTACTTTACATGGAACTGAGGGTGGTGGTGCTGGCACTGAATTAGGAGGCATGGGTGGCATGATGGATCGAACTGGCGGAGCTGGCACCAAGTATGGTGTATCAGGTGAGGGTTATGGTGAAGGAGGGATAGGTAAGGATGGCAGGGTTAGTGGAACTGGTGCTGGTGGTCTTAGTGGTGAAGGATGGTTGGATGGTAGGGATGGTAGGCTAGGTGGATTTGGTGTTGGTCCAGGAGTTAGAGGTGTTGATGGATCCCTGTATGAGAATATGTCAGGCATTCCTGGTGAAGAGTTCCTAGGCTATGGACAGTCTTCTGGCCTTTCTGACGCTGGAACCCATGCTGGTGACAGAAGAAGACAGCTGTCTAACTTAGATGCCAGTCAACTTACTTCATCTGATATTTCAAGAACCAGGGacaggaaagggagaggaggaagtcTTCTTGAAGAGGATGTGAGaggtatttatatatttatgaacacagtaagcccacaacttttgCTCACTTCTTTTTTTTACGTGACCACAACCTTATGCAGGAGatcaaaaatatatatgtaaattgGAAAAATGTGGGGGGAATTCAAatacgcttttttaaaaaattcagaaaaaagCAAGAGAGCAGGGAACAACAGTTGGCAATCCCATCAGCCTTTGTACTCACCCTGGGAGAGTGTTTGAGCGTCTTTAGAGAGTTGGAGTTAGAGAACCAGATAATGAGATAGGGCACAGAGAGCAAGCAAATGTGGTCTGAGAGTGAGTGGAGGGTCATCTGAGAATTCCTGGCTTTATGTGTTTTTGCCGGACCTTcatgtaagttgcaggcttactgtaattTATTGTGTccctgtttcatttatttgtgtttataacatttctcatgtttttaaagatgttttcTTTAATAGTCTCTTCTATCTCTTTTGTTTGCACAGAATCACATCCCCGTTTCAACCAAGGGTTATTTGACCTCCATGCACCAAAAGGAAAACCAGCTGTGTTAACTTGCAGCCTCAACAATGACCAGCTTGAGGGAACTTGGTTTAAAGATGGGTTCAAGGTAACTTGAAAGCAGTAAACTTCTCAAGAATGTATTTTTAGTCTTATACTCATCTTTTTCACTTTAATTTTTTATCTTGAAATAAAGCTTCCATAATGCAGACAACAAGCAGGAGGAACACAATGCCTAACTTTGCCTCTTGTTGTTATCAACCAAAGATGGGTCATGTCTAAAACCAGTTTAGAAAAAAATAGCTGACTttatgactctctctctctctgtttgctgTAATGGTCCATGTAATTTCTGAGAGAGAATATTTCTTTACCTTCTGTCTACCTCCCCACAAGATAACAGGCCAGGATGGAATCTCCATTGAGAAGGAGGGCCCAGTCCACAAACTATTAATAGATGAAGTACAAGATAGCCATGCTGGAAAATACAAATTCGAAGCTGGAGGAGTCCGAACAGAAGCATCTATTTTTGTTGAAGGCAAGTCTAATCAAGCCTAGTAGAGAAAATGGTGCTAAAATTGCTACTGGTTGAATTATGCTCTTAGTATTATATGATTTTGTGGGACATATAGTGCTGGAAAACATGATGAAGTGTCTGAATTAACAATCCACATAAACCAGATCTCATTGTctcaaaagcagagagagagaaccttgGTCATTTCAGAATGGCTCTGCTAAACTAATCCTCCCCAGTTGCTTTGATTGCGAATTACCCTTCCTCCTTACTTCCCTACAGTGGCTCTCTATCACATCTAGTTCTTCCCCTTTTTCTCCCATGACTTTTCCATCATTTCTATGGCACTTCTTCCCATGCCACCTGCTGTCCAAATGTttactttcccttccttttttatttctctttccctcATTGACCTCTGTACCTTCTTCCACATTGTTGTACAGCACTTGCAGCAGCTCTGTAATCTTGACTCACTTAGATACCTTCTGAGAATTCATATTTTtaacacttaaaaataataatcagactaGGCTCATTGCTTGCTATTCCTCTGTTTCTTTACTCCCTACATTACAGTTGCAGTGCTGCCTGCTACCTTAGCTACCACTTAGCTTCTGAccctgttccccatccctgggatctattacagtttgtttgtatGTCCTCTGTGTGAAGACTGCATCACTTGTACTAAGCACACTATCagcagtaaaacatcaaatactTGCATTAGTGACAAATGACTTTCGTTGTCAGTAAGTTTTCAGTGAGGTGCACTTTGAAAGAGTAAGAATTCTGTGAATTCTgaggtagtggttaagagtggtagacttgtaatttggcgaaccgggttcgcatctccgctcctccacatgcagctgctgggtgaccttgggccagtcacacttctttgaagtctctcagccccactcacctcacagagtgtttgttgtgggggaggaagggaaaggagaatgttagccactttgagactccttcgggtagtgataaagtgggatatgaaatccaaactcttcttcttcttcttcattggcaAAATATTAGGCGTCACTATTTCCTGTGGGCTCGTGGGttatttaaaagaataataaGCGCAGAGCATCCATATTTTGGGGCTAGTTCATATACCTCTTATTTCTatgtgcagaccctccaaatgttgactCTGCTCTTCTGGAAAAACTGAAGAAGGAACCTATAGTAGTAAAGGCAGGAAAGAATGCCATAGTGAAGATCCCATTTGAAGGCCGGAAGCCAGTCAGATCAACTTGGCTAAAGGATGAAGGAGAACTTCTGGATGATGCCAGGATCAGCACTGACTATTCAGACAACTTCACCCGACTCTCCATATCCAGTGCTAATCGGAAGGACTGTGGTGATTATAAAGTGAAACTGAAGAATGAGAGTGGAAGCACTGAAGCTACTCTCAAGCTGGTAGTTCTAGGTGAGAGACCCCAAGTATTTTAGCGATGAGGCATAAGACAACTTTATGGGGGCCTTTAAGGCCTGCATGTGGTGTCACACATTTGGAAGCTGAAGCATAGAGAGCATATTTtttggtaaagataaagggacccctgaccattaggtccagtcgcagacgactctggggttgtggcacacatcttgctttactggccaagggagccggcatacagtttccgggtcatgtggccagcatgacaaagccacttctggcgaaccagagcagtgcacggaaacaccatttaccttcccaccggaacggcacctattaatctacttgcactttgatgtggtttcgaactgctaggttgtcaggagctgggactgagcaatgggagctcaccccatcacggggattcgaaccgctgaccttctgatcggcaagccctaggctctgtagtttagaccacagcaccacccgcatccctatttatTGGTACATTGTGTCTATAAGCAGGTAGTTGCAGCGCAGGGCATGCACCAATTTTGATTAAGGttgaagacagacagacagacacagagagagagagagagagagagagagaggttgctcATAGCACAGAAAGTGCCTTTTGATAATAATGCTTGTCTCTAGCATatcagaaaataaaacatttttgccCCTCCCTGCTTGCTCTCTTACTTGATTATTACTGCTGCCTCCTCCTGTTGGAAATCACAGTGCCTACTGCAGGTTCGTTGAGATGGAAGCAGCCCAGCATCCTCCCATTCAAGCACCATGGCTGCAGAGCACTCCATTTCCCATGTGAAACCAGAAGTGGTAGCAGCAGTAATGTGTGGACAGGGACAAGAACGATATATTAACATTAGTATGCTACTGATAAATAGTATAAGAAAAAGTGCTGACAGATCATTTTTCTAGCactgcataagaagagccttgctggatcagatttGTTATCccacttcccacagtggccagctagcGTCAGGTacctctgggaagctcagaagcaggacatgagggcAATAACCCTCTCCTACTTTTgtttcccaggaactggtattcagaggcatgctaccTATCATCCCGGAAGTAAGATATAGCCATCACACAAACTAGAAGTCATTGTGAGCTCTCTTTTGATATTGCATCTGTCTCAACCTAAAACTTCTATCCACAAAACGTGAATCCTTGCATTTATCTTGTCCACTTAACTCAAAAGATATGGCAACCATGCCAATACCAAGCAGACACAAAAGACCTTTTTCCATAAGCTCTGTTTTGCTCCTCCATGCAGATAAGCCTCAACCACCAATGGGACCCATCGAAGTTGTGGACTGCTCCACAAATAGTATAACTATCCAGTGGAAGCCCCCCAAAGACGATGGTGGCAAACCAATCCAGAGTTATATTATTGAGAGGCAGCAGGTTGGCAGAAagacctgggtgaccttgggtaaGACCGATGGAAGCAGCACTGTCTTCACCACCAACAAAGTGGAACATG
The Podarcis raffonei isolate rPodRaf1 chromosome 6, rPodRaf1.pri, whole genome shotgun sequence DNA segment above includes these coding regions:
- the IGFN1 gene encoding immunoglobulin-like and fibronectin type III domain-containing protein 1 isoform X26, which codes for MAGRRGVKTLKRSAVPGVTITQFVEDIPKGCSTPDFERKPITLTLQEGKNAIFRAVVKGEPQPEVFWKRNNEAVDDPQKYQISFSPATNEFILQVNKITADDADLYRCTAVNEYGEATCTAGLKIIQVGFKKKAKPTSSAPQTDLKKELQDFRKTLKKRTPSSAPKKEMDMEQIWQLLLNADKKDYEKICLKYGIVDFRGMLRKLQEMKKEREDKQAQYLLNLRNLRHVRVNEVQGNASFDLEMELKNPESRIYLYKDGQMINFGFDSENTKHCLRQVGKKYNFIINDLQPEDAGVYQIKVEDVDVFSTELEAESIPVSFRYPLGEVRCHEQGNAVFQCTLYEPCSNATWLHRDRILESNDKYEISVSEDGLTHRLIIKNTQASDKGTYTIDIGDRSSSAWLEVESKGKRKQTEGDSDDITGWRKKQLDEDRAKKLRQGQGRDEQDGQYKNGQAGEGESYGSLGKDGSLGRGGANRDGKMGQFAGVGTDMGGGHEFSGFAGGSSEHMGHTGNGAGGGMGGLGGMGSLHGKDAMLGGTGTGSGGAGGLQTSGGSTLNGASGPGAGFGGAGGVGGLYGKDGMVGGAGAGGVGGLYGKDGMLGGAGAGGAGSAGREGGLYGKDGMLGGGGGAGGVGGLYGKDGMLGGAGAGGVGGLYGKDGMLGGAGAGGAGGAGGVGGLYGKDGMLGGAGGAGGAGGLYGKDGMLGGAGAGGAGGLYGKDGMLAGAGAGGAGGAGVGGFYGKDGMLGGAGAGGAGGAGGAGGAGGAGGLYGKDGMLGGAGAGGAGGLYGKDGMLAGAGAGGAGGAGVGGFYGKDGMLGGAGAGGAGGAGAGGAGGFGGLYGKDGMLGGAGAGGATGAGGVGGLYGKDGMLGGAGAGGPGGAGGVGGTYGKDGMLGGAGTEGAGGVGGLYGKDGFLGGAGGLDGAGGVGGLCGKDGLPIGAGQLGGAGGVGGLYGKDGFLGSGGAGGMGGAGGVGGPYGKDGMLGRTGPDGPGGAGGVGGLYGKDGMLGGAGAGGPGGIGGVGGVGGAGGVGGLYGKDGMLGGAGAGGPGGAGGVGGLYGKDGMLGGAGAGGPGGAGGVGGLYGKDGMLGGAGAGRVGGAGGVGGLYGKDGMLGGAGAGGPAGAGGVGGLYGKDGVLGGAGAGAGAGAGGPGGTGGVGGLYGQDGVLGGAGAGGLGGTGGVGGLYDKDGVLGGAGAGGPGGAGGVGGLHGKDGMLAGTAAGGPGGAGGAGGAGGVGGLYGKDGMLGGAGGAGGVGGLYGKDGVLTGAGAGAGGPGGAGGVGGAGGVGGLYGKDGMLGGAGAGGLGGAGGAGGVGGLYGKDGMLGGAGAGGPGGAGGIGGLYGKDGMPSRPGIGGLGGAGGTDRLLDSTGVSGAEGMRGHHGKDGVLPGVGGVGLRGVGSTGDLYGQASTLHGTEGGGAGTELGGMGGMMDRTGGAGTKYGVSGEGYGEGGIGKDGRVSGTGAGGLSGEGWLDGRDGRLGGFGVGPGVRGVDGSLYENMSGIPGEEFLGYGQSSGLSDAGTHAGDRRRQLSNLDASQLTSSDISRTRDRKGRGGSLLEEDVRESHPRFNQGLFDLHAPKGKPAVLTCSLNNDQLEGTWFKDGFKITGQDGISIEKEGPVHKLLIDEVQDSHAGKYKFEAGGVRTEASIFVEDPPNVDSALLEKLKKEPIVVKAGKNAIVKIPFEGRKPVRSTWLKDEGELLDDARISTDYSDNFTRLSISSANRKDCGDYKVKLKNESGSTEATLKLVVLDKPQPPMGPIEVVDCSTNSITIQWKPPKDDGGKPIQSYIIERQQVGRKTWVTLGKTDGSSTVFTTNKVEHDKSYYFKVRAVNAEGTSEALESDEVMAATKAFPGPPAPPKIVSTSKGAVTLSWAAPHKTGNSRILGYRIEKCKKGSNSWTPVTDVPITDRKYTVTDLKEGLLYEFRVAAINAAGAGDVSAPSEAAFARDPMKPPGAVRDLKVISTDYCSISLSWTKPEAEEESHAKGYIIEMRHTDTLKWTQCNSLPIPITTYTVRGLKAREMYFLRVRAVNDGGFGEPVELDTCVQAVPPTVPPKLLVKDTTKSFMIVKAGDAIRVRIPFEASPPLEVVWLKDGLTLPAKATIATREGLSQLIIPGADFSDSGHYSITLQTERGNKETFSFLVQVLDVPESPGPIQLIEKVPDTVTLIWEPSPTEKREGTLNYMVMRRDSYKGSWQLVSDLIYTNKCTVSNFVPGREYYFRVQAKNCMGISEPSETVQPWIIHREKGKFAVRSPKYKGVNQSQPPRFLVPLKPHVVTLGFDCHMSCAVTGYPVPQVMWYKDGKNISQDPTFFSKNDFGVCSLVILGVTASDGGQYKVVAINELGQAVSKAEVTIKEPAF
- the IGFN1 gene encoding immunoglobulin-like and fibronectin type III domain-containing protein 1 isoform X49; translated protein: MAGRRGVKTLKRSAVPGVTITQFVEDIPKGCSTPDFERKPITLTLQEGKNAIFRAVVKGEPQPEVFWKRNNEAVDDPQKYQISFSPATNEFILQVNKITADDADLYRCTAVNEYGEATCTAGLKIIQVGFKKKAKPTSSAPQTDLKKELQDFRKTLKKRTPSSAPKKEMDMEQIWQLLLNADKKDYEKICLKYGIVDFRGMLRKLQEMKKEREDKQAQYLLNLRNLRHVRVNEVQGNASFDLEMELKNPESRIYLYKDGQMINFGFDSENTKHCLRQVGKKYNFIINDLQPEDAGVYQIKVEDVDVFSTELEAESIPVSFRYPLGEVRCHEQGNAVFQCTLYEPCSNATWLHRDRILESNDKYEISVSEDGLTHRLIIKNTQASDKGTYTIDIGDRSSSAWLEVESKGKRKQTEGDSDDITGWRKKQLDEDRAKKLRQGQGRDEQDGQYKNGQAGEGESYGSLGKDGSLGRGGANRDGKMGQFAGVGTDMGGGHEFSGFAGGSSEHMGHTGNGAGGGMGGLGGMGSLHGKDAMLGGTGTGSGGAGGLQTSGGSTLNGASGPGAGFGGAGGVGGLYGKDGMVGGAGAGGVGGLYGKDGMLGGAGAGGAGSAGREGGLYGKDGMLGGGGGAGGVGGLYGKDGMLGGAGAGGVGGLYGKDGMLGGAGAGGAGGAGGVGGLYGKDGMLGGAGGAGGAGGLYGKDGMLGGAGAGGAGGLYGKDGMLAGAGAGGAGGAGVGGFYGKDGMLGGAGAGGAGGAGGAGGAGGAGGLYGKDGMLGGAGAGGAGGLYGKDGMLAGAGAGGAGGAGVGGFYGKDGMLGGAGAGGAGGAGAGGAGGFGGLYGKDGMLGGAGAGGATGAGGVGGLYGKDGMLGGAGAGGPGGAGGVGGTYGKDGMLGGAGTEGAGGVGGLYGKDGFLGGAGGLDGAGGVGGLCGKDGLPIGAGQLGGAGGVGGLYGKDGFLGSGGAGGMGGAGGVGGPYGKDGMLGRTGPDGPGGAGGVGGLYGKDGMLGGAGAGGPGGIGGVGGVGGAGGVGGLYGKDGMLGGAGAGGPGGAGGIGGLYGKDGMPSRPGIGGLGGAGGTDRLLDSTGVSGAEGMRGHHGKDGVLPGVGGVGLRGVGSTGDLYGQASTLHGTEGGGAGTELGGMGGMMDRTGGAGTKYGVSGEGYGEGGIGKDGRVSGTGAGGLSGEGWLDGRDGRLGGFGVGPGVRGVDGSLYENMSGIPGEEFLGYGQSSGLSDAGTHAGDRRRQLSNLDASQLTSSDISRTRDRKGRGGSLLEEDVRESHPRFNQGLFDLHAPKGKPAVLTCSLNNDQLEGTWFKDGFKITGQDGISIEKEGPVHKLLIDEVQDSHAGKYKFEAGGVRTEASIFVEDPPNVDSALLEKLKKEPIVVKAGKNAIVKIPFEGRKPVRSTWLKDEGELLDDARISTDYSDNFTRLSISSANRKDCGDYKVKLKNESGSTEATLKLVVLDKPQPPMGPIEVVDCSTNSITIQWKPPKDDGGKPIQSYIIERQQVGRKTWVTLGKTDGSSTVFTTNKVEHDKSYYFKVRAVNAEGTSEALESDEVMAATKAFPGPPAPPKIVSTSKGAVTLSWAAPHKTGNSRILGYRIEKCKKGSNSWTPVTDVPITDRKYTVTDLKEGLLYEFRVAAINAAGAGDVSAPSEAAFARDPMKPPGAVRDLKVISTDYCSISLSWTKPEAEEESHAKGYIIEMRHTDTLKWTQCNSLPIPITTYTVRGLKAREMYFLRVRAVNDGGFGEPVELDTCVQAVPPTVPPKLLVKDTTKSFMIVKAGDAIRVRIPFEASPPLEVVWLKDGLTLPAKATIATREGLSQLIIPGADFSDSGHYSITLQTERGNKETFSFLVQVLDVPESPGPIQLIEKVPDTVTLIWEPSPTEKREGTLNYMVMRRDSYKGSWQLVSDLIYTNKCTVSNFVPGREYYFRVQAKNCMGISEPSETVQPWIIHREKGKFAVRSPKYKGVNQSQPPRFLVPLKPHVVTLGFDCHMSCAVTGYPVPQVMWYKDGKNISQDPTFFSKNDFGVCSLVILGVTASDGGQYKVVAINELGQAVSKAEVTIKEPAF
- the IGFN1 gene encoding immunoglobulin-like and fibronectin type III domain-containing protein 1 isoform X39, which encodes MAGRRGVKTLKRSAVPGVTITQFVEDIPKGCSTPDFERKPITLTLQEGKNAIFRAVVKGEPQPEVFWKRNNEAVDDPQKYQISFSPATNEFILQVNKITADDADLYRCTAVNEYGEATCTAGLKIIQVGFKKKAKPTSSAPQTDLKKELQDFRKTLKKRTPSSAPKKEMDMEQIWQLLLNADKKDYEKICLKYGIVDFRGMLRKLQEMKKEREDKQAQYLLNLRNLRHVRVNEVQGNASFDLEMELKNPESRIYLYKDGQMINFGFDSENTKHCLRQVGKKYNFIINDLQPEDAGVYQIKVEDVDVFSTELEAESIPVSFRYPLGEVRCHEQGNAVFQCTLYEPCSNATWLHRDRILESNDKYEISVSEDGLTHRLIIKNTQASDKGTYTIDIGDRSSSAWLEVESKGKRKQTEGDSDDITGWRKKQLDEDRAKKLRQGQGRDEQDGQYKNGQAGEGESYGSLGKDGSLGRGGANRDGKMGQFAGVGTDMGGGHEFSGFAGGSSEHMGHTGNGAGGGMGGLGGMGSLHGKDAMLGGTGTGSGGAGGLQTSGGSTLNGASGPGAGFGGAGGVGGLYGKDGMVGGAGAGGVGGLYGKDGMLGGAGAGGAGSAGREGGLYGKDGMLGGGGGAGGVGGLYGKDGMLGGAGAGGVGGLYGKDGMLGGAGAGGAGGAGGVGGLYGKDGMLGGAGGAGGAGGLYGKDGMLGGAGAGGAGGLYGKDGMLAGAGAGGAGGAGVGGFYGKDGMLGGAGAGGAGGAGGAGGAGGAGGLYGKDGMLGGAGAGGAGGLYGKDGMLAGAGAGGAGGAGVGGFYGKDGMLGGAGAGGAGGAGAGGAGGFGGLYGKDGMLGGAGAGGATGAGGVGGLYGKDGMLGGAGAGGPGGAGGVGGTYGKDGMLGGAGTEGAGGVGGLYGKDGFLGGAGGLDGAGGVGGLCGKDGLPIGAGQLGGAGGVGGLYGKDGFLGSGGAGGMGGAGGVGGPYGKDGMLGRTGPDGPGGAGGVGGLYGKDGMLGGAGAGGPGGIGGVGGVGGAGGVGGLYGKDGMLGGAGAGGPGGAGGVGGLYGKDGMLGGAGAGGPGGAGGVGGLYGKDGMLGGAGAGRVGGAGGVGGLYGKDGMLGGAGAGGPGGAGGVGGLYGKDGMLGGAGIGGPGGTGGVGGLYGKDGMLDGAGAGGPGGAGGVGGLYGKDGVLGGAGAGGPGGAGGVGGLYGKDGMLGGAGAGGLGGAGGAGGVGGLYGKDGMLGGAGAGGPGGAGGIGGLYGKDGMPSRPGIGGLGGAGGTDRLLDSTGVSGAEGMRGHHGKDGVLPGVGGVGLRGVGSTGDLYGQASTLHGTEGGGAGTELGGMGGMMDRTGGAGTKYGVSGEGYGEGGIGKDGRVSGTGAGGLSGEGWLDGRDGRLGGFGVGPGVRGVDGSLYENMSGIPGEEFLGYGQSSGLSDAGTHAGDRRRQLSNLDASQLTSSDISRTRDRKGRGGSLLEEDVRESHPRFNQGLFDLHAPKGKPAVLTCSLNNDQLEGTWFKDGFKITGQDGISIEKEGPVHKLLIDEVQDSHAGKYKFEAGGVRTEASIFVEDPPNVDSALLEKLKKEPIVVKAGKNAIVKIPFEGRKPVRSTWLKDEGELLDDARISTDYSDNFTRLSISSANRKDCGDYKVKLKNESGSTEATLKLVVLDKPQPPMGPIEVVDCSTNSITIQWKPPKDDGGKPIQSYIIERQQVGRKTWVTLGKTDGSSTVFTTNKVEHDKSYYFKVRAVNAEGTSEALESDEVMAATKAFPGPPAPPKIVSTSKGAVTLSWAAPHKTGNSRILGYRIEKCKKGSNSWTPVTDVPITDRKYTVTDLKEGLLYEFRVAAINAAGAGDVSAPSEAAFARDPMKPPGAVRDLKVISTDYCSISLSWTKPEAEEESHAKGYIIEMRHTDTLKWTQCNSLPIPITTYTVRGLKAREMYFLRVRAVNDGGFGEPVELDTCVQAVPPTVPPKLLVKDTTKSFMIVKAGDAIRVRIPFEASPPLEVVWLKDGLTLPAKATIATREGLSQLIIPGADFSDSGHYSITLQTERGNKETFSFLVQVLDVPESPGPIQLIEKVPDTVTLIWEPSPTEKREGTLNYMVMRRDSYKGSWQLVSDLIYTNKCTVSNFVPGREYYFRVQAKNCMGISEPSETVQPWIIHREKGKFAVRSPKYKGVNQSQPPRFLVPLKPHVVTLGFDCHMSCAVTGYPVPQVMWYKDGKNISQDPTFFSKNDFGVCSLVILGVTASDGGQYKVVAINELGQAVSKAEVTIKEPAF